GATTAGAGCGCCAAACAAATCGTAACCCTCTAGAACTAGAATTACCTAATATTTGCTGATCTCGCGATACCAACTAAACAACTAAACATTTCTGCATTGAGAAGACAATGAGCATATGAAACCGTTCAATCAAATCCCCTAGATTTGGTCGTCTatgcaatcaaattttgatttccAAAAATAGAGTAGCTCGTTTATGGAACATATTTTGTCTTTGGATGTTAATCAATCCAAATATCTTGCACAATTGAATGTTTTTGTGTAGATAATCTCagtcaattaaaattttctaaataaggAATTCAAACTAGATCACGAACGATTAAGGAATAAAATTATCTTAAGATAGTATTCGTGATAAAAGTTGTTATAGTAGAATTATAATCCATTTTCATATTCACAATCATTGTTTATATTCTAGCTGCTAATATCTAGTGTAAACTCTGCTGATATCCACTTACTAATCTACTTGTATTCACATAGTGCTCTACCCATATCCACTCAATACTTTGCCAATATTTATGCGATAGACTATTGATATCCAAGCAGTACCTTATTGATATCCATGCATTACCCTCTTGATATTCAAGCGACGGATACACTTAACTTCCTAAATATATTCAACTGTTCTCCTATAATCCTCTAAACTCGACACTTTGGTATATTTAAGATTATCCAAGATTGAGTGCGCTCAACATATGTTCTTTAAATCATCAGAATCATTTTACCAATTACATCAaagttctttttcaatgcaGATATAAActgaaaaataaacaattcTAACATTTATTAAGGTCGACAtaattcattaataattttgtcagcttcaaaacatatTATGGGTTCTCTCAACAATATTaactcaaatgaaaaagaagcacACTACATGGAGAATTAAGCACATACTTCTTTGAGTTGGGGATATCCATTTAACGGCCCCGTTGATTTGAACTCAGATTTATGTTCCAACTCAATTCTCTCTTCCAGAAAATGTAGCTGGCTAAAGCATCTTTCCCACCATGAAACAAAGTACAGTATGTACCAGCGTAATCACTAGATATTCTCTTCAGACTTCTTGCGCTTAAGGACCACAAAGAATGTGATGGATTCATAACTTTCTGGCTTcaggaaaaagagagatttcGCCACTTTCAGCGAGTGACGATGGAACAAGTCGTCGATGATCAGTTCATCGCCAAAATGATGGCGCAACAATCCCTCTAATCCCACTCTCAAGCAGAGAGAGCGCGATTCAGGGGTGGAAAAAGCAACGTGCATTTTGGGGTGGCTTAGAGTCTGAATCCTCTCGATGTGGAAGAATTTGTTTCGACTAACCACTTGTTTCATCTCCTTTTCTGATGGGAAATACATTGGCAAGTTGAAGCTCCCTACTTTGGCTTTGCTTATGATCCCCTGCGTAACCAAAATTCACTTTCAAAGTGATAATAATCCTGCTtgtttcttggatgcaaatagtGATTTTCGCCATGCGTATTTTCTTTGTCCATCTTTCACGTGCAATGTCAATATCTCAACAGTCACCATGCCTCGAACTGATTTTTAATCGTTTAATATATAGATTTCAACTGCACAGATCCAAGAGATATGGACACcatcgaaaataaattatttcttgCATCTGGGATAGACAGCGGAAACAACCTACAATATGCCACCCTACATGGTTTTCACTCGGAgatattatttttcacgaaagttATTACATTCTTTGCAGCATAGATCTTTAAACTTAGCTTTGCAACTTTCAAAGTTTTTTGCCACAAAGTGATCCATGAAACCACACGATTACTTATTTAGGGAGATCCCCTCTGAAATAGCTCTTGTGAATGTACTTTGTTGGAATAATTAGGACATCCAAGTTAAACACGCTACTGCTAACCTTCATGAAAAGCATCGGTAAAGCGAACTTTAGTACGATTAGCGTGGCCAATCATCCTGAAATGCATAATTCAATCTCGCTGGTCTTATTCTTCCGTACGATCTCATGCATCAAGTGTTAGCCCATGGATGCAATTACGTACCTCATTTGCCATGTCCACAAGGCAAGAACCCAGCAGCTCGAATTCTGACCCTACGGTGGTCTGAGAATCATGAACCAAATCCGGCACACCAGGCACGACCATAAATATCAATCCTTCACTGATCATCTCCTCCGCTCTCGCACTGAGAAACATCTCCATGTCTCTCCCGAACTGAGCGGAGTAAGCCCCGACGACCTCGGCGGGCGAGTTCACGTGATAAATCCTCTCTCCATTCCAAGCACGGGAAGACTTGTCCAGTATCTCTTGTGGAACGCGGGACAGCCAGTGGAGTGCACAGGACGAGTATGCAAAGTGTAGGGATGCAGTCGGGAGGAGACGGCCATGGAACGACCCTGGGGCTGCCATGGCATAGTAGCGCCGCCTTACTGGCAGGTGGTTGGTGAAAATCGTGTTGAAGTCATTGGTGGGGAGGTCGTTGAAGATGGCTTGGAACTCGAGGGTACGAAATCGGGGTTCTTTGATGGGTTTGATGAGGTCTAAGAGGCATTGTACTATGGT
The nucleotide sequence above comes from Eucalyptus grandis isolate ANBG69807.140 chromosome 2, ASM1654582v1, whole genome shotgun sequence. Encoded proteins:
- the LOC104433184 gene encoding loganic acid O-methyltransferase, translating into MEDERKMSISEAVVMNGGNGPYSYEQNSSYQKGVAAAAMDMIKEALPTTLDLNHLPLSSPNPIIRIADFGCSTGLTSIQAIETIVQCLLDLIKPIKEPRFRTLEFQAIFNDLPTNDFNTIFTNHLPVRRRYYAMAAPGSFHGRLLPTASLHFAYSSCALHWLSRVPQEILDKSSRAWNGERIYHVNSPAEVVGAYSAQFGRDMEMFLSARAEEMISEGLIFMVVPGVPDLVHDSQTTVGSEFELLGSCLVDMANEGIISKAKVGSFNLPMYFPSEKEMKQVVSRNKFFHIERIQTLSHPKMHVAFSTPESRSLCLRVGLEGLLRHHFGDELIIDDLFHRHSLKVAKSLFFLKPESYESITFFVVLKRKKSEENI